The following proteins are co-located in the bacterium genome:
- a CDS encoding phosphatase PAP2 family protein, translating into MASGILQKVTAWDGRLFERVFDNAHRRFWKAFFRVLSHSAESYSFLILGFLGVLLRPETLPWVMAGMIGFALELSAYYLLKKNIKRPRPFVQRPNVHFHIVPPDEFSFPSGHTGAAFLMAVLISGAFPFLMVPAVLWACLVGFSRVFLGVHYPTDVVAGMVLGVSSAFAGIHWVHSLLS; encoded by the coding sequence TTGGCCTCGGGGATCCTGCAAAAAGTCACGGCTTGGGATGGGCGGCTCTTTGAGCGCGTCTTCGACAACGCCCATCGCCGCTTCTGGAAAGCGTTCTTCCGGGTCCTTTCCCACAGCGCCGAAAGTTATTCCTTCCTGATCCTCGGGTTCCTGGGCGTTCTTTTGCGGCCGGAAACACTGCCATGGGTCATGGCGGGAATGATCGGGTTCGCGTTGGAGCTTTCCGCCTATTACCTCCTCAAAAAGAACATCAAACGGCCAAGGCCCTTCGTTCAAAGACCGAACGTTCATTTCCATATCGTCCCGCCCGATGAATTCTCTTTTCCTTCCGGCCATACGGGCGCGGCCTTCCTGATGGCGGTCCTTATTTCGGGCGCATTCCCGTTCCTGATGGTCCCGGCGGTCCTTTGGGCCTGCCTGGTGGGTTTTTCAAGGGTGTTCCTGGGCGTCCATTATCCGACCGATGTGGTGGCCGGGATGGTCCTGGGGGTCAGCAGCGCCTTCGCCGGGATCCATTGGGTGCATTCGCTTCTTTCGTAG
- a CDS encoding putative porin has translation MKRFWLLALLMAGMLALPLGSSASAQDEGTSMDDINSALGSMSAHMNDIDKQLKLKFFGDVRLRYAFIAQSSSTAGTTIADQSLGRYRARFGAAMTSGDFTGKIRIATGSNNSPWSQNNTFDTGMVTPFLTIDTAQIDWKPSFANGMLLVTAGKMGNPLTKSVITWDPDIQPEGALIQFQKSDFTLRATYFELVNQAPVTINGVAQKWDFFMDNVQAEYDIKMDKDSLGIMVGYEYIPNTTLLAANGLGFGSTTVFTSGVTDPGGVYRDFNVVEGMLTFKSKLGDVPMKWTLHMTDNLNGMNLPIAGNVYSSTFTNQYAWLLGVDFGQNKEVGEFAAGVFAAQVDPNAQLPTLVDDDSGRTNTQYLSGYCSTLLDPGVTLKLTQWVNGKEYYALISTASKHNPEFRTYLDCIVNL, from the coding sequence ATGAAACGCTTTTGGTTGCTGGCGCTTTTGATGGCCGGAATGCTGGCGTTGCCCCTGGGCTCGTCCGCTTCCGCCCAAGATGAAGGTACGTCCATGGACGATATCAATTCGGCGTTGGGCAGCATGTCCGCCCACATGAACGACATTGATAAGCAGTTGAAACTGAAGTTCTTCGGGGATGTTCGTCTTCGTTACGCCTTCATCGCCCAAAGCTCGAGCACGGCTGGGACCACGATCGCCGACCAGAGCCTGGGTCGGTATCGCGCCCGCTTCGGGGCCGCGATGACTTCCGGGGATTTCACTGGGAAGATCCGGATCGCCACTGGCTCGAACAATTCCCCTTGGTCGCAGAACAATACTTTTGACACTGGTATGGTCACCCCGTTCTTGACGATCGATACCGCTCAGATCGATTGGAAGCCGAGTTTCGCGAACGGCATGTTGCTTGTCACCGCCGGCAAAATGGGGAACCCTTTGACGAAGTCGGTCATCACCTGGGACCCGGATATCCAACCGGAAGGCGCCTTGATCCAATTCCAGAAGAGCGACTTCACCCTCCGGGCGACCTATTTTGAACTGGTGAACCAAGCTCCGGTCACCATCAATGGGGTTGCCCAAAAATGGGACTTCTTCATGGACAACGTTCAGGCCGAATATGACATCAAGATGGACAAGGATTCCTTGGGCATCATGGTCGGCTACGAGTACATTCCCAATACCACCCTTCTTGCCGCCAATGGATTGGGTTTTGGGTCCACGACCGTTTTCACCTCTGGCGTCACTGACCCGGGTGGTGTTTACCGCGATTTCAACGTGGTGGAAGGGATGTTGACCTTCAAGTCCAAGCTGGGGGATGTCCCCATGAAGTGGACCTTGCACATGACGGACAATCTGAACGGCATGAACCTCCCCATCGCCGGCAATGTCTATAGCTCGACCTTCACCAACCAGTATGCCTGGTTGTTGGGCGTGGACTTTGGCCAGAACAAAGAGGTGGGCGAGTTCGCCGCTGGCGTTTTCGCCGCCCAGGTGGATCCGAATGCCCAGTTGCCTACCCTGGTGGATGACGACTCCGGCCGGACCAATACCCAATATCTGTCGGGATATTGCTCCACCTTGTTGGATCCGGGTGTGACCTTGAAGCTGACCCAGTGGGTCAATGGCAAGGAGTATTACGCTTTGATCAGCACTGCGAGCAAGCACAATCCGGAATTCCGCACTTACCTGGATTGCATCGTCAACCTTTAA
- the pstS gene encoding phosphate ABC transporter substrate-binding protein PstS, translating into MKNLQTILKGALAAAVMTATSLANAGSLNGAGATFPYPIYSKWFYEYNQKTGTAINYQSIGSGGGIQQMTNGTVDFGASDAPLTDEQVAKIKDGCMHFPTVAGAVALAYNVPGVSSGLKLTPAVLADMYMGAITKWNDPQIAEINEGVNLPDLNITVAHRSDGSGTTNIFTNYLTKVSVKWASTVGFGTAVKWPVGVGGKGNEGVAGLISQIPGTIGYVELAYAVKNKLSYAMLKNKSGKYVEPTLASTTAAVAGAKMPPDFRVMITNASGADAYPICGFTWLLIHKSYGEKAADIKGFLNWYLTTGEGMASELYYAPLPSAIIDRVKKKVDLIQ; encoded by the coding sequence ATGAAAAATCTGCAAACCATCCTGAAAGGAGCCCTGGCGGCGGCCGTCATGACGGCTACCAGCTTGGCCAACGCCGGTTCCTTGAACGGAGCCGGGGCCACTTTCCCCTATCCCATCTACTCCAAGTGGTTCTATGAGTACAACCAGAAGACCGGGACGGCCATCAACTACCAATCCATCGGGTCCGGCGGGGGCATCCAACAGATGACCAACGGCACCGTGGACTTCGGGGCGTCCGACGCTCCCTTGACCGACGAGCAGGTCGCGAAGATCAAGGACGGTTGCATGCACTTCCCGACGGTCGCCGGCGCGGTGGCCTTGGCCTACAACGTCCCCGGCGTGTCCAGCGGGTTGAAGCTGACCCCGGCCGTCCTGGCCGATATGTACATGGGCGCCATCACCAAGTGGAACGACCCGCAGATCGCCGAGATCAACGAAGGGGTGAACCTTCCTGACCTCAACATCACGGTCGCCCACCGGTCCGATGGAAGCGGAACGACCAACATCTTCACCAACTACCTGACCAAGGTCAGCGTGAAGTGGGCCTCCACGGTCGGCTTCGGCACCGCGGTCAAGTGGCCGGTCGGCGTGGGTGGGAAGGGCAACGAGGGCGTTGCCGGTCTCATCTCGCAGATCCCGGGCACCATTGGCTACGTCGAGTTGGCCTATGCCGTCAAGAACAAGCTCTCCTACGCCATGCTGAAGAACAAGTCGGGCAAGTATGTGGAGCCCACCTTGGCGTCCACCACCGCCGCGGTGGCCGGGGCGAAGATGCCCCCCGATTTCCGCGTGATGATCACCAACGCCTCGGGCGCGGATGCCTACCCCATCTGCGGTTTCACCTGGCTGCTCATCCACAAGAGCTATGGTGAGAAGGCCGCGGACATCAAGGGATTCTTGAACTGGTACCTGACCACGGGTGAGGGAATGGCCTCGGAGCTTTACTATGCGCCGCTGCCTTCCGCCATCATCGACAGGGTGAAGAAGAAAGTCGATCTGATCCAGTAA
- the pstC gene encoding phosphate ABC transporter permease subunit PstC, translated as MNGSNELTGNEEVRNRTSSLFFLKSGFADKAFEGITAFFAFLILFLAVLTAFTLWKASAPTIEKMGWQFLTSSDWDPVQGVFGSLPFVYGTLLSSFLALLIATPFGIGISLFLTELSPMKWRDPVAFLIEILAAIPSVVYGLWGMFLLAPFMRVHVDPILMKTGLPFFKGPSTGLSLLTAGIILSIMILPTITAISREVFEAVPNPYRESARALGATRWETILLAVVSPARVGVLGAIMLALGRALGETMAVTMVIGNNPQIVADLLAPSHSMASVIANEFSEATSDLHISALAEIGLLLMVITLVLNIAANLLVWATAAKFQK; from the coding sequence TTGAACGGTTCGAACGAGTTGACAGGCAACGAGGAGGTCCGGAACCGGACCTCCTCGTTGTTCTTTTTAAAGTCCGGTTTCGCGGACAAGGCCTTTGAGGGTATCACGGCCTTTTTCGCCTTTTTGATCCTTTTCCTCGCCGTTCTGACGGCCTTCACGTTGTGGAAAGCCTCCGCGCCGACCATCGAAAAGATGGGCTGGCAATTCCTCACTTCCTCCGATTGGGACCCGGTCCAAGGGGTCTTCGGTTCCTTGCCTTTCGTCTATGGCACCCTGCTTTCCTCCTTCCTCGCCTTGCTGATCGCAACGCCTTTCGGAATCGGCATCTCCCTTTTCCTCACCGAGCTTTCGCCCATGAAATGGCGGGACCCGGTCGCTTTCCTGATCGAGATATTGGCCGCCATCCCCAGCGTGGTCTATGGGCTTTGGGGCATGTTCCTTCTGGCGCCCTTCATGCGGGTCCATGTGGACCCGATCCTGATGAAGACCGGGCTTCCGTTCTTCAAGGGGCCGTCCACGGGCCTGTCCCTCCTGACCGCCGGCATCATCCTTTCCATCATGATCCTCCCGACCATCACGGCCATCAGCCGGGAGGTGTTCGAGGCCGTCCCGAACCCCTATCGTGAATCGGCCAGGGCCCTGGGAGCCACCCGGTGGGAGACCATCCTGCTGGCCGTGGTGAGCCCCGCGCGGGTCGGGGTCCTGGGCGCCATCATGCTGGCCCTGGGCCGGGCCCTGGGCGAGACCATGGCGGTCACCATGGTGATCGGGAACAACCCCCAGATCGTGGCCGACCTGTTGGCCCCTTCCCACAGCATGGCCAGCGTCATCGCCAATGAATTCTCCGAGGCCACCAGCGACCTGCATATCTCCGCTTTGGCGGAGATCGGCCTGCTCCTGATGGTCATCACACTGGTCTTGAACATCGCCGCGAACCTCCTGGTTTGGGCCACGGCCGCAAAATTCCAGAAATAA
- the pstA gene encoding phosphate ABC transporter permease PstA, which translates to MIDHQTRRLWLDRAMVFLCGAAAFIAMIPLVSLILYVLVQGVHRLDLTFFTHLPTPVGVPGGGMGNAILGTLTLMLVASLLGLPIGILAGVYLSEYGKKNKFAWLVRFTSDVLSGVPSIVTGIVAYSLVVRPMHGFSALAGGVALGFMMIPIVTRTTEELVKMVPHSIREASWALGVPQWQTILAIVIRTAKNGILTGVLLSIARIAGETAPLLFTSFNNQYWPHGLIQPTASLTVQVFTYSISPFKDWQDQAWTGALVLLILVLTINLSAKLFFKNPRSALR; encoded by the coding sequence ATGATCGATCACCAGACCCGCCGCCTTTGGTTGGACCGAGCCATGGTCTTCCTTTGCGGGGCCGCGGCTTTCATCGCGATGATCCCGCTGGTGAGCCTGATCCTTTATGTGTTGGTCCAGGGGGTCCACCGCCTGGACCTCACCTTTTTCACCCATCTGCCGACGCCTGTCGGCGTTCCGGGCGGCGGCATGGGGAACGCCATCCTGGGGACCTTGACGCTGATGCTGGTGGCTTCCTTGCTCGGTCTTCCGATCGGGATCCTGGCCGGGGTCTACCTGTCCGAATACGGGAAGAAGAACAAATTCGCCTGGCTGGTGCGTTTCACCTCGGACGTCCTCTCGGGGGTGCCTTCCATCGTGACGGGCATCGTGGCCTATTCCCTGGTGGTCCGCCCCATGCACGGGTTCTCCGCGCTGGCCGGGGGAGTGGCCCTGGGCTTCATGATGATCCCCATCGTGACCCGGACCACCGAGGAACTGGTGAAGATGGTGCCCCACTCCATCCGGGAAGCCTCCTGGGCCTTGGGCGTTCCCCAATGGCAGACCATCCTGGCCATCGTGATCCGCACCGCCAAGAACGGGATCCTGACCGGGGTCCTGCTTTCCATCGCCCGCATCGCCGGGGAAACGGCGCCCCTGCTCTTCACGTCCTTCAACAACCAGTATTGGCCCCACGGGTTGATCCAGCCCACGGCGTCGTTGACGGTCCAGGTCTTTACCTATTCCATCTCCCCCTTCAAGGACTGGCAGGACCAGGCCTGGACCGGCGCCTTGGTGCTCTTGATACTGGTATTGACCATCAATCTGTCGGCAAAACTCTTTTTCAAGAATCCCAGGAGCGCTTTAAGATAA
- the pstB gene encoding phosphate ABC transporter ATP-binding protein PstB: MKAEGVCAWFGTKQALYDVNMPIYEKEVTAIIGPSGCGKSTLIRCFNRMHETVPGSKFAGDIFLEQQSIFDPRMDPVEVRRRVGMVFQKPTPFPTLSIFDNVAVGLRLNGVRDRKVLEEVVERSLRKAALWEEVKDSLGKAGGALSGGQQQRLCIARALAIELEVLLMDEPCSALDPISTTKIEELIHELRQNYTIIIVTHNMQQAARVSNRTAFMLNGKLIEYDATEKMFTNPENKLTEDYITGRFG, encoded by the coding sequence ATGAAGGCCGAGGGCGTTTGCGCTTGGTTCGGCACCAAGCAGGCCCTCTATGACGTCAACATGCCCATCTACGAGAAGGAAGTGACCGCCATCATCGGGCCCTCGGGTTGCGGCAAGTCCACCCTGATCCGCTGTTTCAACCGCATGCACGAGACGGTCCCGGGCTCGAAATTCGCCGGGGACATCTTCCTGGAACAGCAGAGCATCTTCGATCCCCGGATGGATCCGGTCGAGGTCAGGCGCCGGGTGGGGATGGTCTTCCAAAAACCCACCCCTTTTCCGACCCTTTCGATCTTCGACAATGTGGCCGTGGGGCTTCGCTTGAACGGCGTGCGGGACCGCAAGGTCCTGGAGGAGGTCGTGGAGCGCAGTCTGCGGAAGGCCGCCCTTTGGGAGGAAGTGAAGGATTCGCTGGGCAAGGCCGGCGGGGCCCTTTCGGGCGGGCAGCAGCAGCGCCTTTGCATCGCCCGGGCCTTGGCCATTGAACTGGAGGTCCTGCTGATGGACGAACCCTGTTCGGCCCTGGATCCCATCTCGACCACCAAGATCGAGGAATTGATCCACGAACTGCGCCAGAACTATACGATCATCATCGTGACCCACAACATGCAACAGGCCGCCAGGGTCTCGAACCGGACCGCCTTCATGCTCAACGGGAAGCTGATCGAATACGACGCGACGGAAAAGATGTTCACCAATCCCGAGAATAAACTGACGGAAGATTACATCACCGGCCGTTTCGGCTGA
- the phoU gene encoding phosphate signaling complex protein PhoU, which translates to MQISFDEELSQLKEKILFMGSKVEEAIRLALKSLVDRDSKLARQVIQGDRDINDMEIEVDEICHRLLALHQPMAGDMRFVTSAMKINADLERIGDMAVNIAERALTLNEVAPLKPFIDIPRMASIAQEMVKVSLDSLVNRDPAAAKKVCERDDEVDNLNDQIIRELISYMLEDRANIKRSLDLILVSRYLERVADHATNIAEDVIYMVAGKDIRHHRG; encoded by the coding sequence ATGCAGATATCGTTCGACGAGGAATTGTCCCAGCTGAAGGAAAAGATCCTCTTCATGGGGAGCAAGGTGGAAGAGGCCATCCGCTTGGCCTTGAAATCCCTGGTGGACCGCGACTCCAAGCTGGCCCGGCAGGTCATCCAGGGCGACCGCGACATCAACGACATGGAGATCGAGGTGGACGAGATCTGCCACCGCCTTTTGGCCCTGCACCAGCCCATGGCCGGGGATATGCGGTTCGTGACCAGCGCCATGAAGATCAACGCGGACCTGGAGCGGATCGGCGACATGGCGGTCAACATCGCCGAGCGGGCCCTGACCCTCAATGAAGTGGCGCCCTTGAAGCCCTTCATCGACATCCCCCGGATGGCCTCGATCGCGCAGGAGATGGTCAAGGTGTCCCTGGATTCCTTGGTCAATCGGGACCCGGCGGCGGCCAAGAAGGTCTGCGAACGCGACGACGAGGTGGACAACCTGAACGACCAGATCATCCGGGAACTGATCAGCTACATGCTGGAGGACCGGGCCAACATCAAGCGGTCCTTGGACCTCATCCTGGTCTCGCGCTACCTGGAACGGGTGGCCGACCACGCCACCAACATCGCCGAGGACGTCATTTACATGGTGGCCGGCAAGGATATCCGTCACCATCGCGGCTGA
- a CDS encoding DUF47 family protein — protein sequence MFDFLIPKEFGFFDVFDQHAATCVEGSRILCEMLDHYGDAPAKARRIKDVEHQADDITHHTVEMLHKTFVTPIDRDQIHELITNMDDIMDLIDGAARRMLLYDVRSIPAELKELAKVLHHSTLELQVAIKSLRNLKNAKVIIKACIEINKLENDGDAIRDAAIAKLFQEEKDAVQVLVWKEIYEAVETAIDRCEDVANVIEGVVLENA from the coding sequence ATGTTCGACTTCCTGATCCCAAAAGAGTTCGGTTTTTTCGATGTTTTTGACCAACACGCGGCCACCTGCGTGGAAGGAAGCCGCATCCTCTGCGAAATGCTGGACCATTACGGGGACGCTCCCGCCAAGGCCCGGCGCATCAAGGATGTGGAACACCAGGCCGATGACATCACCCACCACACGGTCGAGATGCTCCATAAGACCTTCGTCACCCCCATCGACCGGGACCAGATCCATGAGCTGATCACCAACATGGACGACATCATGGACCTCATCGACGGGGCCGCCCGCCGGATGCTCCTTTATGATGTCCGCTCCATCCCCGCGGAACTGAAGGAACTGGCCAAGGTCCTCCACCATTCCACCCTGGAGCTCCAGGTCGCCATCAAGAGCCTCCGGAACCTCAAGAACGCCAAGGTCATCATCAAGGCCTGCATCGAGATCAATAAATTGGAGAACGACGGGGACGCCATCCGGGACGCGGCCATTGCCAAGCTCTTCCAGGAAGAAAAGGACGCGGTCCAGGTGCTGGTCTGGAAGGAGATCTACGAGGCCGTCGAGACCGCCATCGATCGTTGCGAGGACGTGGCCAATGTGATCGAGGGCGTCGTCCTCGAGAACGCCTGA